The Mycolicibacterium fluoranthenivorans genome segment TGTACCAGGCCTCGACGGAGATCCTGCTGTCGCTCGGATTGGCCGACCGGATGGTGGGAACGTCGACATGGTTCGATCCGGTGCTTCCCGAGGTGGCCTCCGACAGCGCCAAGGTGCCCCGGCTCGCCGACAATGACCCTTCCCTGGAGACGGTGCTCAGTGTCGAGCCGGATCTGGTGACCTCGGCCAGCGCACATACCTTCACCCCGGCGGTGGTGGCCGACCGGACCCGGTTCGCTCAATTGGGCATTCCCACTTATCAATCGCCGTCGGTGTGCACAGGTGCCGACGTCCACGGTGCCGACGTCACCCGCTCAGCTCCTCTGCAGATGGACACTCTGTTTCGCGAGATAGCAGAATTGGCGGCAATTTTCGATGTGCAGGACCGTGGCCGGGAACTGGTCGCCCAGCTCAAGCGGCGACTGTCCGTCGCCCCCGCGCCGTCCATGCCCCACCCGACGGTCGCGTTCTGGTTCTCCGGTCTGCGGGCGCCGTATTTCGCGGGATGCTGCTCGGCGCCCGGGCTCTATGCGCGCGAACTGGGGGCTGCCAACGTGTTCGCCGACGCACGGGAGGACTGGCCCGAGGTCAGCTGGGAGGCGCTGGCCGACCGCGATCCGGATGTCCTGGTGCTGGCCGATCTCAGTCGCCGGAGGGTGGACGGTGACGCACTGGACACCAAAATCGCGTTCCTGGAATCCAATCCGGTCACCAGGAACCTGACGGCGGTGCGTCACAAGCGCTTTGTGGTGCTGACCGGATCCGAACTGGATCCCGGCATCCGGCAGGTCCAGGCGGTCGAACGGCTCGCCGCCGGGTTCGCCTCGATCGGGCCGGCGAAATGATCGGCAGGCTGGTCGTCGTCTGTGCGGCGTTCGTCCTGGTCGGGTGTGGCGAAGTGGCGCAGACGAGCAAACCCGTGGCAGTCGGTGGATTTCCGCT includes the following:
- a CDS encoding ABC transporter substrate-binding protein, with the protein product MLVSVLTVVTACSPATSAERAPTAALTAGHTSYPLTLDNCGVRVTFDRPPQRAVSLYQASTEILLSLGLADRMVGTSTWFDPVLPEVASDSAKVPRLADNDPSLETVLSVEPDLVTSASAHTFTPAVVADRTRFAQLGIPTYQSPSVCTGADVHGADVTRSAPLQMDTLFREIAELAAIFDVQDRGRELVAQLKRRLSVAPAPSMPHPTVAFWFSGLRAPYFAGCCSAPGLYARELGAANVFADAREDWPEVSWEALADRDPDVLVLADLSRRRVDGDALDTKIAFLESNPVTRNLTAVRHKRFVVLTGSELDPGIRQVQAVERLAAGFASIGPAK